The Alosa sapidissima isolate fAloSap1 chromosome 8, fAloSap1.pri, whole genome shotgun sequence genome segment tttagaacacagctgatcaaccgtctgctttcacttttgaatgaagttccaatgcaagaagtgaccggactacttacggagtgatatgaaagatgtaAATCAGgagcacaaaacctgttgccattaacaacggtaattatatgtttcagCGCTAATTACATAATTACAATATAGAACGTTgtgaaatcccattcaagtcaatggagcgttctactagcattgtgaagagctgtataataaCTGAATGTAACGTATGTAACTGAATGCAGCGTAATGTCGGTAACGTTAACTCAATGTAATGTGTGTTACTGAACGTAATGTATGCAACTGATAGTAATGCATGGTAAATAGAATGTAACTGAATAAAGTATGTAACTGAATGCAACAATATGTGATGAATGTAACCAAATGTTACTGACTGTAATATATGGAACTGAATGTTGCTGCACTTTCCACTACAAGGAAAAtacagtgtgtgcctgtgtgtgtgtgtgtgtgtgtgtgtgctgcagagcTCGCCCTGAGGAGTAGCAGTGTGAGCAGCAGGCTGATTTACACACTGATGAGGGGGGCGGAGCTCCAGCATGAGTCTGCAGGAAAAAGAGTGATGATGTCAGCGCTGCATTTGGCCCCGCTTCACACTGCAGCAAAGCTATAGGTCtaacacagctacacacacacacacacacacacacacacacacacacacacacagacacagacacacacacacacacacacacacacaaacacacacacacacacacacacacacacacacacacacacacagagactcccTTGTGTGTATTGCATGTGTTTTAGTGGCCACATGTTTTCCTCTATCGGTGTCCACTCTCCACCCAAATAAATGTTATAATGCCTGACGAAGATCTGTCTAAACTTATTGCATTTGaattaaagtgtttttttttttgttttgtttttttttaccttgagGTTGAGGAaaaacatcaacttagtcgaggcataaagtCCCCTGCATATCTTCATTAAGTAGTTCAACTTGCAAAAAGGCTTGCTTTTGTGCCATCCAAGCCCCTGAGGCAAATTTGGCATGGTGAAATTCGTGAGGTGTTTCACTGTGTGAAAACCTTCCGTTCTAGATATTTAAACTGCAGATGAGCAGAGCTTTTATTACAATAGTTTATTTCTcagtgtgtctgtttttctgtTTACCTACCTGCCTACATGTCTTCTAATCTAATTGTCTTTCGGTCTGCATggatatctgtctgtctgtctgcctgcctgtttgTCTTCTTggatttctgtctgtctgtctgctggtgCAACACAAATAGacaggtctttgctggtgttCCCTGTTGTCAGGTGTGGGAGGAAGCGTGGAAATTGTGGTTTCTGCACATCTAGAGGAAGAGCGTCTCTTCAAGTTGCCCCATACAGCAAATCGCAAAGAGAAGGAAAGCTTGCTTTCCTTCTGCCTTTCTGTGCCTCAGCAGAATACTCAGCAGAGCCCTCAATGCCCTCGTCCTGCCACGCCAACACAGAGCCTGCCAATGCGACCACATCTACGGTGGTGGGCAGTGGAGAGGTCACTGCGTCTATAGGGCTGACTCCCTTTAAAGCAACATCACTTATACCAAGTACAGTAGTCGTTTTCAGGTTAAAAAGGTGGTTGGTAAACTACAGAGGATTACACTGATTCAAGCACAATTTCTCCCCCAAACCATAACAGAGAAACTTCACTGTGGATACATTATACCCACtatctgattaaaaaaaatgtagtaTACTCCGTTGTGACAGAGATTTTGTATATTCTTTTGTGATAGAGATTTAGGATACTCTGTTGTGAAAGAGATTTAGTATATATTCTATTGTGAAAAAGATGTAGAGGACAGAGATGTAGTATACtccatgagagagagatgtagtatACTCCatgcagtgtttcctctaggATTTTTTTAAGCAGTGGGGGCAGGCCTGTCCGAACTCCCATCCCCCCCCACACCGTCCCCCCATCCCAAGGAACTGACAGCTGACACTTTGCTGCAACACAAATAATTATATGTATTCACCTCTATTCACACACAATGAGCCATTATTTTCAGTTGTGATTGAGCTGTATATTTGGAGAATCTACAACAGGTCTGCACAATGAATTTTGAAAAGCAACTGCGACTATtgtatgcagtgtttcccacataattgaattctatgtgtggtggtaggtttgcagaattaacttgaatgcaacagtttttagcaaattagcgcagcgtgtttatgatgctaaccagatttaatcacaatttagtacaacctggaaaatcattgtggaaGAAAATTAAACTGTGGGGGGCCGCCACTACCAAATCaacatagaggaaacactgtCCATGAGAGAGATGTATACTCGGCTGTGAAGGCTAATGGATAAGAGCTAGATACTCTGCTGAGAGAGTATACTAATGGAACAGAGCTAGATACTCTGCTGAGAGAGTATACTAATGGAACAGAGCTAGATACTCTGCTGAGAGAGTATACTAATGGAATAGAGCTAGATACTCTGCTGAGAGAGTATACTAATGGAATAGAGCTAGATACTCTGCTGAGAGAGTATACTAATGGAATAGAGCTAGATACTCTGCTGAGAGAGTATAAGTATACTAATGGAATAGAGCTAGATACTCTGCTGAGAGAGTATACTAATGGAACAGAGCTAGATACTCTGCTGAGAGAGTATACTAATGGAACAGAGCTAGATACTCTGCTGAGAGAGTATAAGTATACTAATGGAACAGAGCTAGATACTCTGCTGAGAGAGTATACTAATGGAATAGAGCTAGATACTCTGCTGAGAGAGTATACTAATGGAACAGAGCTAGATACTCTGCTGAGAGAGTATACTAATGGAACTGAGCTAGATGCTCTGGTATAAGGGTGGGCAGTAATGCAGTAATTCTCATCTCGTAAGTGAACCTGTTTGCCAATGTCAGCCTCTCCACAAAAAACGATATACTATactcactatacacacacacacacacacacacacacacacacacacacacacacacacacacacacacaccaccaccaccaccactaccaccaccaccaccaccaccaccactcagcATGATCAATTTACCACCGCTACCCTTTCAGCGTAATTAATCTCTGTCTCATGCACTGCTCTACCTggcctctcttttttttctctctctctctctccctctcctctctaccttacttctctctccttctttctcatcctctctctctttcctctctacctttcttagatagatagatagatactttattgatccctaaggggaaattcaaggtctcagtagcatacagacatcacacacaacatgcacttacagcagaaatggtaaatataagtataaacattaaccaaactccactgtacaatagagacagaagaagataagaaaaactagcaaaactaaatactaaatatactattataaattaaattaaaaaatccacagtgtgcttgagggtgatcaagtatgagacgcttgcagtgacagggccgggactggcctgtagttctgtgtgcatggtgaggtgctttcttctctgtccctctctcataTCTTCTTCTTTCTGCATCTCCCTCTTCTGTCTCTACTTTTCCTTTTgcatctccctcttctctctctacttctccttTCTTGcccttcctcatctctctctcatactctcgcCTTTCCTGTTCTCCTCTTTGTCACTCTCTCATCTTGTTCTCCTTCTCCTTTCCTGTTCTCCTCTTTGTCACTCTCTCATCTTGTTCTCCttctcctttctctgtctcccttacTCTCACACTGTtcctctatctctttccctttctctgcaGCCACCCCtacaagaaaacacacaaagcacagaCAGACGCAGACAAGGCCAGCAGACCatcacactccctctcactaATCTCatgaattatgtgtgtgtgtgtgtgtgtgtgtgtgtgtgtgtgtgtgtgtgtgtgtgtgtgtgtgagtatgacccCCTTGCTTTGTGTCTTCTCtcagtgtaggtgtgtgtgtgtgtgtgtgatgagtaagtgtgtgtgtgtgtttagcaggtgtatgtgtatgtgtgtgtgtgtttgtgtatttgtgtgtgtatgtgtgtgtgtgtgtgtgtgtgtgtgtgtgtgtgtgtgtgtgtgtgtgtgtgtgtgtgtgtgtgggtgcgtgtgtgtgtgtgtgtgtgtgtgtgtgtctgtgtgacctcATGAGTCTTGTCCCCTTGTCGGTCTGACTCAGCAGGTGCTGCCACCTGTATTAACTCTCTGCTTCCCCACTGAATACTtcctgacaccacacacacacactgacactcacaaacacacacacacacacacacacacacacacaccacacacacacacacactgacactcacaaacacacacacacacacacacacacactgacactcacaaacacacacacacacacacacacacacacacactgacactcacacacacacacacacacacacacacacacacacacacacacacacaaatactcaaacacacacaaacacacagtcataaACACATGAGCAACACGATTCTGGGTGTTTCCTCTTCAAAGTTAAACTCATTCACCTCAATGGAGCTGAACCGACCCAAACCTGAACCTAACCAATAAGGCTCATGTCAGCCACTCAAACAACATCTGAACCCTAACTCAGCCTCCCCCAAGCCACAACCCAAACCTGAACCCCAACAGTATAATATCATCACTGCTGAACCGCTGCGCATTGCACAACCTCACTGACACTAACATCCAGGACACACACAAGTTAAAAGTATTTCTAGGATGGACTACAGGTCAGATTTACTGTGTTTATGGTTCATTAATAAATTATTAAGTACATCAGTGCGAGTTTTGATataccattttttttaaatgttttcatgGTCCTCATTATACAGTACTCCTCCCATCAATCATTAATGCTAAGGGCTATAGGTTGTCCTCTGCCCTGCCTGACCTAAACCATGTGTGCCTCACTGCATAAAGAGACATCTTGAGTAGTATACCCCAGAGCTGGTGCTTTTAGCATACAAACCAAAGATTGTAGAACAGACCTCCGCTCAAGAATCTTTGATACAAACTGTGTGGTATGTACTGCTACTATCTGATATTCTAAATCAGCACTCCAGACACCGGGTGTGCTTAAAGGCAATCCATTATACAAATGAAATGGCTTAGTATTATTGATCAGAACTAACTAGCTGTCAAGTGTGGGCTCTCTGCTCATTGGAAGTGGGCCATTTATGCACATGGAGTCCTCCTtcgttattttgttttattctgACATTTCTCAGCAGTGAGCTATCATCAGTCTTCTTAGACCGTGTTTCTGTTTCTGGATCATTTCACACCATAAGTAActcaaaaaataaatgtatgtgaTACATTTTAATTTAGCATTTTTTATACTTTCTAGTAGCCTACCtgataaaacaaacattttgaAGAGTTGAAAGGGTGACATGCTTTGAGGTTACTAAGTTACTTCCATTCTCGTAGGTGCCTAAAGTAGTTTCCCATTCGCACATTAAAAGGCAACCATCAGGAATTGTCTTTATCACCTCTCCAGCTTGAAAAAACCTGCCCTTCATCACTGTATTGATTTATGTAGACACGCAGCTGCGGCTCTATAAATACAGCGGAGCAGCAGTCCACTGCACTCCCCACACTCACCGCATTCTCACACTCGACATCTGGTCAGGACGCACCGGCACACGCACCATCTCCGCAGAGCACGCACACCGGGGCTGCACAATGGATGTCATCGGAGCTCCATCCCGCAGGAGAATGCTCGAGACTCGGAGCATCCGCTCATCCCCACCCGCCAGCCTAAGATCACACTCCTGGTCTCAGAGAAATCCGGGGTCCATGTCCATCTCTTACAAAAGAACTACCAAGGTGCCAGCCAGCAGGGCGTACCCGACCGCGTCCGCCGCAGTGTTCGCTTCGACAGATAGCCTGGAACTCTCATCCGGCGACCACACGCGCAACAACGAAAAGGAACAACTTCAAGGGCTGAATGACCGATTCGCCAGCTATATCGATAAAGTCCGGTATCTAGAAGAACAAAACAACCTGCTGGAGACTGAAATCCAAGAACTCCGGCAGAAAAAGTTCACACAATCACAACATAGTGATGCTTTCGACCAAGAGCTCAGCGAACTCCGCTCCGCGCTCGAGCAACTGCATAGAGAGAAAGCGCAGATCATTATTGATGCCGATAACGTCGAAGACGACATCCACCGTCTCAAAAACCGCTACGAGGATGAAGCCCGCTTTAGAGAAAAAATCGAGATGTCAATCCGGGAAATGAAGAAGGAAAAAGATGACTCGGATCTGATGAAGTTGGATCTGGAGAAAAAAGTTCAGTCCCTCCTGGATGAGGCAGACTTCTTGCGCAGTAACCACGAAGAAGAGGTCAACGAACTCCTCGCGCAGCTCCAGGAAGCTCAGGTCCCGGTAGACATGCGGGAGTATAGTAAAACGGACATCACCTCTGCGCTCCGAGAGATACGCGCGCAGCTGGACGGTCTCTCCTCCCAAAACTTGCTGCAGGCGGAAGAGGTGTTCCAGTGCCGCTACGCCAAACTCACGGATGCTGCGGACCAGAACAAGGACGCGATCAAATCTATCCGCGATGAGATAGCAGATTACCGCCGGCAGCTGCAAGTGAAGAACGTTGAACTAGAGGCTCTCCGCGGCACCAAGGAGTCCCTGGAGAGACAGCTGAATGACATCGAAGACCGGCATAACAACGACTTGGGCAGCTACCAGGTTAGTTTGGGCTGAGTGAAAATAATTGTAACACACTTCGGCACtttaacatttaaatatttaaacattTATCGTAAAGCACTATCCTGTTGAAATATTAGGGTAAACAATGTAAGCTGTATATTAAAGTGCGTAAAATAAAAAAGTGGAATAAAAATACAatatatgcatatgcatacaaTGACAACAGCATAGACCTCAAGAAAGCAAGAAATAGCCATAGTCATagtcatttattaatttatgcaGGATGTATAAACAAAACGGAGAGCCCAGTGCTTGTGCCTGTGTTGCTGACGAGACTCTTCTCTTTCCCGTCCCCCAGGAGATGATTCATCAGCTGGAGCGGGAGCTGAAGGGCATGAAGGGTGAGATGGGTCGCCACCTCAGGGAATACCAGGACCTGCTCAACGTCAAGATGGCCCTGGACGCTGAGATCGCAGCCTACAGGTGAATCATGCAGTGCAATGATCATGCAGTGTTTTGACATGTGTTGTATACAGGTGAATCATCCTGCTGAATGATGCAGTGTGTTGACATGTGTTCCTAGAGTGTTCCTGTTGAAATGTTCTAAACCAATGCAAATAAGCCTAGTTTGAAATTCAAAATTAATCAGACTTAAACTAAATGTTCTACAAAATGTCAAATTTAATGGGGGgttgtccccaagttaccattagcacaatgttgttttctgtgccaccagAAATGCCTTGGGaatgcatgtttgtttatgctgTTGAAAGGGTCAATACAGGTCAATCACCCTGCATAGGTGTGATCACACCTCTTGTGTCTGTGTAGGAAACTCCTGGAGGGGGAGGAGACTCGCTTCAGGACATTTGCTGACTCTTTCCCAAGTCCCGCCTTCCCATACCGTCAGCCAATGACCTCCTccaaaggaaagaaagaagacaAGGAGGCGGACCTTAACGATGACCTGGCTGCTGTAGCAGAGGAACTTCAGGccgagaaggaggaggaggacgtggAGGAAGAGGTGGCTGTCTCCAAGGGAC includes the following:
- the LOC121714935 gene encoding neurofilament medium polypeptide-like isoform X5, which encodes MDVIGAPSRRRMLETRSIRSSPPASLRSHSWSQRNPGSMSISYKRTTKVPASRAYPTASAAVFASTDSLELSSGDHTRNNEKEQLQGLNDRFASYIDKVRYLEEQNNLLETEIQELRQKKFTQSQHSDAFDQELSELRSALEQLHREKAQIIIDADNVEDDIHRLKNRYEDEARFREKIEMSIREMKKEKDDSDLMKLDLEKKVQSLLDEADFLRSNHEEEVNELLAQLQEAQVPVDMREYSKTDITSALREIRAQLDGLSSQNLLQAEEVFQCRYAKLTDAADQNKDAIKSIRDEIADYRRQLQVKNVELEALRGTKESLERQLNDIEDRHNNDLGSYQEMIHQLERELKGMKGEMGRHLREYQDLLNVKMALDAEIAAYRKLLEGEETRFRTFADSFPSPAFPYRQPMTSSKGKKEDKEADLNDDLAAVAEELQAEKEEEDVEEEVAVSKGPKVSATPPTGEEEEGDEEKEGEGEKEEGGEEEEEGGEEEEEGGEEGEDDDEGEEEESEIEETELSSTKAQKAGAEQEEQGGEEEEKETDEGREEEGGEEEEKADADGQEEEDTSKGPKEEQEEEQKSPHETPGSPKEDDQEGDQKSPPKSPGSPKEEEQKSPPKTPSSPKEEEQKSPPKTPSSPKEEEQKSPPKSPGSPKEEEQEEKLKSPPKSPGSPKEEEQKSPPETPGSPKEEVQKSPPKTPGSPKEEELKSPPKSPGSPKEEVQKSPPKSPGSPKEEEQKSPPKTPGSPKEEELKSPPKSPGSPKEEVQKSPPKSPGSPKEEEQKSPPKTPGSPKEEEVLTRTEETISNEDQVAAKPAKKSKPAEEVKDSKTTAKKAGKTSAPAAKEVKEK